A single window of Gambusia affinis linkage group LG18, SWU_Gaff_1.0, whole genome shotgun sequence DNA harbors:
- the LOC122820956 gene encoding gastrula zinc finger protein XlCGF57.1-like produces the protein MSSVQPQREFIDEQITPAEETFTELKEINVKIEEEMEDQRRLMDFSRIPKIILHRTDPLQCCKEEEILNELNNQEENSTLDEKEPEPLQMKQEQEEPEPLQMKQEQEEPEPLQMKQEQEEPEPLQMKQEPEEQEPLQMKQEPEEQEPQPIKQEPEEPEPLQMKKEPEEPEPQQFKEEEKQLCISQVKAHIVLKQETHYILVNKQKNGKTETSKQKIRKKAHPKQKLYSCKFCDKTFSQRVSLTSHMRNHKKPFTCSTCGKSYPCKSRLIYHMRIHTGERPFTCTACGKSFYHKDTLKVHMRIHSGDKPYMCTTCGKSFLCKSLLLEHMMIHVAKKPFSCGTCGKGFSHKRNLTVHMRFHTGEKIFSCGTCGRKFVSKSHLVNHMGVHTNEKPFSCETCKKRFRRKPDLDNHMRIHTGEKPFSCGTCGKNFARKNSLNSHLKTHTRENSFPCGTCRKSFSDKEKLTVHMRFHTREKPFSCETCGKDFVYESNLASHMRIHTGEKPLSCGTCGKGFTHKKSLTAHMTLHTGAKSLSCTTCGKSFVYNSHLVNHMRIHTGEKPFSCETCGRSFAHKINLTAHMRVHTVEKPFSCGTCGKCSVCKSSLLNHINESVSQSMLLIKDHSY, from the exons atgtcttcagttcagcctcagAGAGAGTTTATCGACGAGCAGATaactcctgctgaagaaacattcacagagttgaaagaaataaatgtgaagatcgaggaagagatggaggatcaGCGCAGACTGATGGATTTCAGCCGGATACCGAAGATAATTTTACACCGGACAG ATCCCCTGCAGTGCTGTAAAGAGGAAGAGATTCTGAATGAGCTCAACAACCAGGAGGAAAACTCCACTTTAGATGAAAAGGAACCAGAGCCTCTGCAGATGAAACAGGAgcaagaggaaccagaacctctgcagatgaaacaggagcaagaggaaccagaacctctgcagatgaaacaggagcaagaggaaccagaacctctgcagatgaAACAGGAACCAGAGGAACAAGAACCGCTGCAGATGAAACAGGAACCAGAGGAACAAGAACCTCAACCAATAAAACAggaaccagaggaaccagaacctctgcagatgaaaaaggaaccagaggaaccagaacctcaacagttcaaagaggaagagaagcaaCTCTGCATCAGTCAGGTTAAAGCGCATATTGTGCTGAAACAAGAGACTCATTATATTTTggtgaataaacagaaaaacggCAAAACTGAgacttcaaaacagaaaatacgcAAGAAAGCTCACCCAAAGCAAAAACTATATTCTTGTAAATTTTGTGATAAAACCTTTTCTCAAAGAGTTTCCTTGACATCGCACATGAGAAATCACAAGAAACCTTTCACATGTtcaacctgtggaaaaagttatcCCTGCAAGAGTCGTTTAATTtatcacatgagaattcacacaggggAAAGACCGTTCACATGTACagcttgtggaaaaagtttctatCACAAAGACACTTTAAAGgttcacatgagaattcactCAGGTGACAAGCCTTACATGTGCacaacctgtggaaaaagttttctGTGTAAATCTCTGTTACTTGAACACATGATGATTCACGTAGCCAAGAAGCCGTTCTCCTGTGGAACGTGTGGAAAAGGTTTCagtcataaaagaaatttaactgttCACATGAGATTTCACACGGGTGAGAAGATTTTCTCATGTGGGACTTGTGGAAGAAAATTTGTGTCTAAATCTCACTTAGTTAATCACATGGGTGTTCACACAAatgagaagcctttctcatgtgaGACCTGTAAAAAACGTTTCCGAAGGAAACCTGACTTAGACAaccacatgagaattcacacaggtgagaagcctttctcatgtgggACATGCGGAAAAAACTTTGCTCgaaaaaactctttaaattcTCACTTGAAGACTCATACAAGGGAGAATTCTTTCCCGTGTGGTACCTGTAGAAAAAGTTTCTCTGATAAAGAAAAGTTGACAGTTCACATGAGATTTCACACtcgtgagaagcctttctcttgtgagACCTGTGGAAAAGACTTTGTGTATGAATCAAACTTAGCTagtcacatgagaattcacacaggtgagaagcctttgtCCTGTGGAACATGTGGAAAAGGTTTCACTCATAAAAAAAGTCTAACTGCTCACATGACATTGCACACAGGTGCGAAGAGTTTGTCATGTACGACCTGCGGAAAAAGTTTTGTGTACAATTCACACTTAGTTaatcacatgagaattcacacaggtgagaagcctttctcttgtgagACCTGTGGAAGAAGTTTCgctcataaaataaatttaactgcTCACATGAGAGTTCACACAgttgagaagcctttctcttgtggaaCCTGTGGAAAATGTTCTGTGTGTAAATCTAGTCTACTTAATCACATCAAtgaatcagtcagtcagtcaatgTTACTTATAAAAGATCATTCATATTAA
- the LOC122820962 gene encoding gastrula zinc finger protein XlCGF57.1-like isoform X2, giving the protein MFSVNVSVFSVKMSSVQPQREFINEQVTPAEETFTELKEINVKIEEEMEDQRRLMDFRRTPMIILHRIVLCKEEEVLNEPSNQEENSALCQAPELLQIKQEQEEPEPLQIKQEQEEPEPLQIKQEQEEPEPLQIKQEQEEPEPLQIKQEQEEPEHQEFKEEEKQLCISQDEEHVVLKQETDDILVIYLNVERIHNETEPQRNQLISHGSAENENQDQEGSISEDPGKKRDEEQKQNEKYEKTKRQKSKTESSNQNKIVHPDQKLYSCKICNKTFSRNSSVTRHMRIHTGEKKFTCSMCGKQYCSKYTLKKHMKIHVGEEPSQCTICKKIFTCKNDLTDHMLTHMGEKPHSCVTCGKHFSYKSYLNIHMRIHTGEKPFSCPSCRKSFSQKGALTWHMRIHTGEKPFSCTSCEQSFTRKGNLAIHMRSHTGEKPYTCVTCGKHFGYKSHLNLHMRIHTGEKPFLCVICGKGFSQKSYLSVHVQAHTRKKSFPCVICGRPFWFKSHLLFHMRTHKGERPFSCVTCGKSFTRMSNFTVHMKEHRAHDGII; this is encoded by the exons TTTATCAACGAGCAGGTaactcctgctgaagaaacattcacagagttgAAAGAAATCAACGTTAAGAtcgaggaagagatggaggatcaGCGCAGACTGATGGATTTCAGGCGGACACCGATGATCATCTTACACCGGATAG tTCTGTGTAAAGAGGAGGAGGTTCTCAATGAGCCCAGCAACCAGGAGGAAAACTCCGCTTTATGTCAAGCACCAGAacttctgcagataaaacaggaacaagaagaaccagaacctctgcagataaaacaggagcaagaagaaccagaacctctgcagataaaacaggagcaagaagaaccagaacctctgcagataaaacaggagcaagaagaaccagaacctctgcagataaaacaggagcaagaagaaccagaacatcaagagttcaaagaggaagagaagcaaCTCTGCATCAGTCAGGATGAAGAGCATGTTGTGCTGAAACAGGAGACTGATGACATTTTGGTGATTTATCTTAATGTGGAAAGAATCCATaatgaaacagaaccacagaggaACCAACTAATCTCTCATGGCTCTGCTGAGAATGAGAACCAGGATCAGGAAGGAAGCATTTCTGAAGACCcaggaaaaaagagagatgaggagcagaaacaaaatgagaaatatgagaaaacaaaacggcagaaaagtaaaactgagAGTTCAAATCAAAATAAGATAGTTCATCCAGACCAAAAATTATATTCCTgtaaaatttgcaataaaaccttttctagAAACAGTTCTGTGACTCgacacatgagaattcacacaggtgaaaaaAAGTTCACCTGTTCAATGTGTGGAAAACAATACTGTTCAAAGTACACTTTAAAGAAACACATGAAAATTCATGTGGGTGAGGAGCCTTCCCAGTGTAcgatctgtaaaaaaatatttacttgtaaaaatgatttaactgATCACATGCTGACTCACATGGGTGAGAAGCCACAttcatgtgtgacctgtggaaaacattttagttacaaaagttatttaaatattcacatgaggattcacacaggtgagaagcctttttcGTGTCCAAGttgtagaaaaagtttcagTCAAAAAGGAGCTTTAACTTggcacatgagaattcacacaggtgagaagcctttttcaTGTACTAGCTGTGAACAAAGTTTCACTAGGAAAGGCAATTTAGCTATTCACATGAGGtctcacacaggtgagaagccttatacatgtgtgacctgtggaaaacattttggctACAAATCTCATTTAAATCTTCACATGAGGATTCACACGGGTGAGAAGCCTTTTTTATGTGTAATCTGTGGAAAAGGTTTCTCTCAAAAATCTTATCTCTCTGTACACGTTCAAGCTCACACAAGAAAGAAGTCTTTTCCTTGTGTGATTTGTGGAAGACCTTTCTGGTTTAAATCTCATTTACTTTTTCATATGAGAACTCACAAAGGTGAGAGACCTTTCTCTTGTGTGacgtgtggaaaaagtttcactcgGATGAGCAATTTCACTGTTCATATGAAGGAGCACAGAGCACATGATGGCATAATTTGA